The Castanea sativa cultivar Marrone di Chiusa Pesio chromosome 11, ASM4071231v1 genome contains a region encoding:
- the LOC142614761 gene encoding putative F-box protein At3g10240 isoform X3 → MSDYLPEEVVLEILHRVPVKSLIRFRCVSKSWNSLITNPNFINSHLTQSLSLSPNSNKLIVRHCTSRPNTEHYKLFHDNNDSSFEQIQQLEFPLTTRRIHHFMLVGYVNGLFSFHEQDRFILWNPSVRKFITLPKPRINAKTHGHVSTHLALGFDPKTNDYKVVSLAFPCNNHRLPEIPMVEVYSLSEGSWRITNAGDSFPPWTSFNNYLVPEASLNGAVHFAAHDGKTFSPLVLSFDLGDEVFGVISVPKAAFSANDDVHTSVIGGLLSLLCHDARKDTVNKRCSIWVMREYGVVDSWTKLFTVDLNGEILRVLGMRKNGHILVHTNVPGDWELSSYDPESQQVKKLGICGRQNYFCVDNYMENLVLLDKPNDVVSRRGRKRKCRLTANEERVRMLQEVRCMLQKTIQHEERFRHLQASILHQETIPLPVQEAVQHQQETILQQHMEEMLKSGLEETDTVKSRLLVLIQQLSDQHLGLCYNVN, encoded by the exons ATGTCAGACTATCTCCCAGAGGAAGTGGTGCTGGAGATATTGCACAGAGTACCTGTCAAATCCCTAATTCGATTCAGGTGCGTTTCAAAATCATGGAACTCTCTAATCACAAACCCTAATTTCATCAATTCCCACCTCACTCAATCACTCTCACTTTCCCCCAATTCCAACAAATTAATTGTTAGGCACTGCACTTCTAGACCCAATACAGAGCACTACAAGTTGTTTCACGATAACAATGACTCCTCATTTGAGCAAATTCAACAGCTTGAGTTCCCACTAACCACTCGTCGTATCCACCATTTTATGTTAGTCGGTTACGTGAATGGGTTGTTCAGTTTTCACGAACAAGACCGCTTTATTCTTTGGAATCCCTCTGTTAGAAAATTCATTACGCTCCCCAAGCCTCGCATTAACGCCAAGACTCACGGCCATGTTTCCACTCATCTAGCATTGGGGTTTGATCCGAAAACCAATGATTATAAAGTGGTGAGCCTCGCCTTTCCATGTAACAATCATCGCCTGCCTGAGATACCTATGGTTGAGGTTTACTCTCTAAGTGAGGGCTCTTGGAGAATAACTAATGCTGGCGACTCATTTCCGCCTTGGACTAGTTTTAACAATTACTTGGTTCCAGAAGCTTCTTTAAATGGGGCTGTACATTTTGCAGCTCATGATGGCAAAACCTTtagtcctttagttttgtcgtTTGATTTGGGTGACGAGGTTTTTGGTGTGATTTCGGTGCCAAAGGCTGCTTTCAGTGCGAATGATGATGTTCATACCTCGGTAATTGGGGGATTGCTTTCGCTGTTATGCCATGATGCTCGTAAGGATACAGTTAATAAGCGTTGTTCCATTTGGGTGATGAGAGAGTATGGAGTTGTTGATTCTTGGACTAAACTGTTCACTGTTGATCTCAACGGAGAAATTTTGAGGGTATTAGGTATGCGGAAGAACGGACATATATTGGTACATACAAACGTACCAGGTGATTGGGAGCTCTCTTCATATGACCCTGAGAGCCAACAAGTTAAGAAGTTGGGGATTTGTGGGAGGCAAAACTATTTTTGTGTTGATAATTACATGGAGAACCTTGTCTTACTTGACAAACCAAATGATGTAGTTTCCAGAAGGGGCAGGAAGAGGAAATGCAG GTTGACTGCCAACGAAGAGAGAGTACGCATGCTACAAGAGGTAAGATGCATGCTACAGAAGACAATACAACATGAAGAGAGATTCCGCCATCTACAGGCGTCAATACTACATCAAGAGACAATACCATTGCCTGTACAAGAGGCAGTACAACATCAACAAGAGACAATACTACAACAGCATATGGAGGAAATGCTTAAATCAGGCTTGGAGGAAACAGACACTGTAAAATCAAGATTGCTAGTTTTGATTCAACAACTAAGTGACCAG CATTTAGGGTTGTGTTATAATGTTAATTGA
- the LOC142615084 gene encoding F-box/kelch-repeat protein At3g23880-like isoform X2, protein MSDYLPEEVVLEILHRLPVKSLIRFRCVSKSWNSLITSSVFIKSHLTRSLSLPSNSNKLIVRHYIDNSSVDYYKLIDDNNDSFDQIQNIEFPLTTRRIQHFMLIGSANGLFSLREKERYILWNPSIRKFTTLPKPCITVKAHCIWRCRQAFGFDSRTNDYKVVRIAFPSRTNVFEQAKPPLIEVYSLNEGCWRITSASFPPGIAFTNWRHPATSLNGAVHFAAAYEYEPGGPCGPLVLSFDLRDEVFHVIPLPNGISRWINSVHTSVIGGSLSLLFCCGRHADDTCFAIWVMKEYGVFYSWTKQSTVDLNGGEINWVLGLQKNGNILVEANVEGPSLCSELSSYDPKSKQVKNLGICGTPFYFHVDNYIENLGLLDKPNETVSERRVIRKRKCSLE, encoded by the exons ATGTCAGACTATCTCCCAGAGGAAGTGGTGCTGGAAATTCTGCACAGACTTCCCGTCAAATCCCTAATTCGATTCAGGTGCGTTTCTAAATCATGGAACTCTCTAATTACAAGCTCTGTCTTCATCAAATCCCATCTCACTCGATCACTTTCACTTCCCTCCAACTCCAACAAATTAATTGTTAGACACTACATTGATAATTCTTCTGTAGATTATTACAAATTAATTGACGATAACAATGACTCATTTGATCAAATTCAAAACATTGAGTTCCCACTCACGACTCGTCGTATCCAACATTTTATGTTAATTGGTTCCGCCAATGGCTTGTTCAGTCTCCGTGAAAAAGAGCGCTATATTCTTTGGAATCCCTCTATTAGAAAATTTACTACCCTTCCAAAGCCTTGCATTACTGTCAAGGCACATTGCATTTGGCGTTGTCGCCAAGCATTTGGGTTTGATTCGCGAACTAATGATTATAAGGTAGTGAGGATTGCATTTCCAAGTCGAACTAATGTGTTTGAACAGGCCAAACCACCTCTAATTGAGGTTTACTCTCTTAATGAGGGGTGTTGGAGAATTACTAGTGCCTCTTTTCCTCCGGGTATTGCTTTTACTAATTGGCGTCATCCAGCAACTTCTTTAAATGGGGCAGTCCATTTTGCTGCGGCATATGAGTACGAGCCCGGTGGTCCTTGTGGCCCATTGGTTTTGTCATTTGATTTGCGTGATGAGGTTTTTCATGTGATACCATTGCCAAATGGTATATCCAGATGGATTAACAGTGTTCATACCTCAGTAATTGGGGGATCGCTTTCTCTACTATTTTGTTGTGGTAGGCATGCAGACGACACGTGTTTTGCCATTTGGGTGATGAAAGAGTATGGCGTTTTTTATTCTTGGACTAAACAGTCCACTGTTGACCTCAACGGAGGAGAAATTAATTGGGTATTAGGTCTTCAAAAGAATGGTAATATATTAGTGGAGGCAAATGTAGAAGGACCATCTCTTTGTAGTGAGCTCTCTTCATATGACCCTAAGAGCAAACAAGTTAAGAATTTGGGAATTTGTGGGACGCCATTCTATTTTCATGTTGATAATTATATAGAGAACCTTGGCTTACTCGACAAACCAAATGAGACAGTTTCTGAAAGGAGAGTGATCAGGAAGAGGAAATGCAG tttagaataa
- the LOC142614761 gene encoding putative F-box protein At3g10240 isoform X2, with product MSDYLPEEVVLEILHRVPVKSLIRFRCVSKSWNSLITNPNFINSHLTQSLSLSPNSNKLIVRHCTSRPNTEHYKLFHDNNDSSFEQIQQLEFPLTTRRIHHFMLVGYVNGLFSFHEQDRFILWNPSVRKFITLPKPRINAKTHGHVSTHLALGFDPKTNDYKVVSLAFPCNNHRLPEIPMVEVYSLSEGSWRITNAGDSFPPWTSFNNYLVPEASLNGAVHFAAHDGKTFSPLVLSFDLGDEVFGVISVPKAAFSANDDVHTSVIGGLLSLLCHDARKDTVNKRCSIWVMREYGVVDSWTKLFTVDLNGEILRVLGMRKNGHILVHTNVPGDWELSSYDPESQQVKKLGICGRQNYFCVDNYMENLVLLDKPNDVVSRRGRKRKCRLTANEERVRMLQEVRCMLQKTIQHEERFRHLQASILHQETIPLPVQEAVQHQQETILQQHMEEMLKSGLEETDTVKSRLLVLIQQLSDQVSLASRSSPL from the exons ATGTCAGACTATCTCCCAGAGGAAGTGGTGCTGGAGATATTGCACAGAGTACCTGTCAAATCCCTAATTCGATTCAGGTGCGTTTCAAAATCATGGAACTCTCTAATCACAAACCCTAATTTCATCAATTCCCACCTCACTCAATCACTCTCACTTTCCCCCAATTCCAACAAATTAATTGTTAGGCACTGCACTTCTAGACCCAATACAGAGCACTACAAGTTGTTTCACGATAACAATGACTCCTCATTTGAGCAAATTCAACAGCTTGAGTTCCCACTAACCACTCGTCGTATCCACCATTTTATGTTAGTCGGTTACGTGAATGGGTTGTTCAGTTTTCACGAACAAGACCGCTTTATTCTTTGGAATCCCTCTGTTAGAAAATTCATTACGCTCCCCAAGCCTCGCATTAACGCCAAGACTCACGGCCATGTTTCCACTCATCTAGCATTGGGGTTTGATCCGAAAACCAATGATTATAAAGTGGTGAGCCTCGCCTTTCCATGTAACAATCATCGCCTGCCTGAGATACCTATGGTTGAGGTTTACTCTCTAAGTGAGGGCTCTTGGAGAATAACTAATGCTGGCGACTCATTTCCGCCTTGGACTAGTTTTAACAATTACTTGGTTCCAGAAGCTTCTTTAAATGGGGCTGTACATTTTGCAGCTCATGATGGCAAAACCTTtagtcctttagttttgtcgtTTGATTTGGGTGACGAGGTTTTTGGTGTGATTTCGGTGCCAAAGGCTGCTTTCAGTGCGAATGATGATGTTCATACCTCGGTAATTGGGGGATTGCTTTCGCTGTTATGCCATGATGCTCGTAAGGATACAGTTAATAAGCGTTGTTCCATTTGGGTGATGAGAGAGTATGGAGTTGTTGATTCTTGGACTAAACTGTTCACTGTTGATCTCAACGGAGAAATTTTGAGGGTATTAGGTATGCGGAAGAACGGACATATATTGGTACATACAAACGTACCAGGTGATTGGGAGCTCTCTTCATATGACCCTGAGAGCCAACAAGTTAAGAAGTTGGGGATTTGTGGGAGGCAAAACTATTTTTGTGTTGATAATTACATGGAGAACCTTGTCTTACTTGACAAACCAAATGATGTAGTTTCCAGAAGGGGCAGGAAGAGGAAATGCAG GTTGACTGCCAACGAAGAGAGAGTACGCATGCTACAAGAGGTAAGATGCATGCTACAGAAGACAATACAACATGAAGAGAGATTCCGCCATCTACAGGCGTCAATACTACATCAAGAGACAATACCATTGCCTGTACAAGAGGCAGTACAACATCAACAAGAGACAATACTACAACAGCATATGGAGGAAATGCTTAAATCAGGCTTGGAGGAAACAGACACTGTAAAATCAAGATTGCTAGTTTTGATTCAACAACTAAGTGACCAG GTGTCCCTGGCCTCAAGATCATCTCCTCTCTGA
- the LOC142614761 gene encoding putative F-box protein At3g10240 isoform X4: MSDYLPEEVVLEILHRVPVKSLIRFRCVSKSWNSLITNPNFINSHLTQSLSLSPNSNKLIVRHCTSRPNTEHYKLFHDNNDSSFEQIQQLEFPLTTRRIHHFMLVGYVNGLFSFHEQDRFILWNPSVRKFITLPKPRINAKTHGHVSTHLALGFDPKTNDYKVVSLAFPCNNHRLPEIPMVEVYSLSEGSWRITNAGDSFPPWTSFNNYLVPEASLNGAVHFAAHDGKTFSPLVLSFDLGDEVFGVISVPKAAFSANDDVHTSVIGGLLSLLCHDARKDTVNKRCSIWVMREYGVVDSWTKLFTVDLNGEILRVLGMRKNGHILVHTNVPGDWELSSYDPESQQVKKLGICGRQNYFCVDNYMENLVLLDKPNDVVSRRGRKRKCRLTANEERVRMLQEVRCMLQKTIQHEERFRHLQASILHQETIPLPVQEAVQHQQETILQQHMEEMLKSGLEETDTVKSRLLVLIQQLSDQAGHV; this comes from the exons ATGTCAGACTATCTCCCAGAGGAAGTGGTGCTGGAGATATTGCACAGAGTACCTGTCAAATCCCTAATTCGATTCAGGTGCGTTTCAAAATCATGGAACTCTCTAATCACAAACCCTAATTTCATCAATTCCCACCTCACTCAATCACTCTCACTTTCCCCCAATTCCAACAAATTAATTGTTAGGCACTGCACTTCTAGACCCAATACAGAGCACTACAAGTTGTTTCACGATAACAATGACTCCTCATTTGAGCAAATTCAACAGCTTGAGTTCCCACTAACCACTCGTCGTATCCACCATTTTATGTTAGTCGGTTACGTGAATGGGTTGTTCAGTTTTCACGAACAAGACCGCTTTATTCTTTGGAATCCCTCTGTTAGAAAATTCATTACGCTCCCCAAGCCTCGCATTAACGCCAAGACTCACGGCCATGTTTCCACTCATCTAGCATTGGGGTTTGATCCGAAAACCAATGATTATAAAGTGGTGAGCCTCGCCTTTCCATGTAACAATCATCGCCTGCCTGAGATACCTATGGTTGAGGTTTACTCTCTAAGTGAGGGCTCTTGGAGAATAACTAATGCTGGCGACTCATTTCCGCCTTGGACTAGTTTTAACAATTACTTGGTTCCAGAAGCTTCTTTAAATGGGGCTGTACATTTTGCAGCTCATGATGGCAAAACCTTtagtcctttagttttgtcgtTTGATTTGGGTGACGAGGTTTTTGGTGTGATTTCGGTGCCAAAGGCTGCTTTCAGTGCGAATGATGATGTTCATACCTCGGTAATTGGGGGATTGCTTTCGCTGTTATGCCATGATGCTCGTAAGGATACAGTTAATAAGCGTTGTTCCATTTGGGTGATGAGAGAGTATGGAGTTGTTGATTCTTGGACTAAACTGTTCACTGTTGATCTCAACGGAGAAATTTTGAGGGTATTAGGTATGCGGAAGAACGGACATATATTGGTACATACAAACGTACCAGGTGATTGGGAGCTCTCTTCATATGACCCTGAGAGCCAACAAGTTAAGAAGTTGGGGATTTGTGGGAGGCAAAACTATTTTTGTGTTGATAATTACATGGAGAACCTTGTCTTACTTGACAAACCAAATGATGTAGTTTCCAGAAGGGGCAGGAAGAGGAAATGCAG GTTGACTGCCAACGAAGAGAGAGTACGCATGCTACAAGAGGTAAGATGCATGCTACAGAAGACAATACAACATGAAGAGAGATTCCGCCATCTACAGGCGTCAATACTACATCAAGAGACAATACCATTGCCTGTACAAGAGGCAGTACAACATCAACAAGAGACAATACTACAACAGCATATGGAGGAAATGCTTAAATCAGGCTTGGAGGAAACAGACACTGTAAAATCAAGATTGCTAGTTTTGATTCAACAACTAAGTGACCAG GCTGGACACGTTTAG
- the LOC142615084 gene encoding F-box/kelch-repeat protein At3g23880-like isoform X1 codes for MSDYLPEEVVLEILHRLPVKSLIRFRCVSKSWNSLITSSVFIKSHLTRSLSLPSNSNKLIVRHYIDNSSVDYYKLIDDNNDSFDQIQNIEFPLTTRRIQHFMLIGSANGLFSLREKERYILWNPSIRKFTTLPKPCITVKAHCIWRCRQAFGFDSRTNDYKVVRIAFPSRTNVFEQAKPPLIEVYSLNEGCWRITSASFPPGIAFTNWRHPATSLNGAVHFAAAYEYEPGGPCGPLVLSFDLRDEVFHVIPLPNGISRWINSVHTSVIGGSLSLLFCCGRHADDTCFAIWVMKEYGVFYSWTKQSTVDLNGGEINWVLGLQKNGNILVEANVEGPSLCSELSSYDPKSKQVKNLGICGTPFYFHVDNYIENLGLLDKPNETVSERRVIRKRKCRIKKNGTSAYVRPSER; via the exons ATGTCAGACTATCTCCCAGAGGAAGTGGTGCTGGAAATTCTGCACAGACTTCCCGTCAAATCCCTAATTCGATTCAGGTGCGTTTCTAAATCATGGAACTCTCTAATTACAAGCTCTGTCTTCATCAAATCCCATCTCACTCGATCACTTTCACTTCCCTCCAACTCCAACAAATTAATTGTTAGACACTACATTGATAATTCTTCTGTAGATTATTACAAATTAATTGACGATAACAATGACTCATTTGATCAAATTCAAAACATTGAGTTCCCACTCACGACTCGTCGTATCCAACATTTTATGTTAATTGGTTCCGCCAATGGCTTGTTCAGTCTCCGTGAAAAAGAGCGCTATATTCTTTGGAATCCCTCTATTAGAAAATTTACTACCCTTCCAAAGCCTTGCATTACTGTCAAGGCACATTGCATTTGGCGTTGTCGCCAAGCATTTGGGTTTGATTCGCGAACTAATGATTATAAGGTAGTGAGGATTGCATTTCCAAGTCGAACTAATGTGTTTGAACAGGCCAAACCACCTCTAATTGAGGTTTACTCTCTTAATGAGGGGTGTTGGAGAATTACTAGTGCCTCTTTTCCTCCGGGTATTGCTTTTACTAATTGGCGTCATCCAGCAACTTCTTTAAATGGGGCAGTCCATTTTGCTGCGGCATATGAGTACGAGCCCGGTGGTCCTTGTGGCCCATTGGTTTTGTCATTTGATTTGCGTGATGAGGTTTTTCATGTGATACCATTGCCAAATGGTATATCCAGATGGATTAACAGTGTTCATACCTCAGTAATTGGGGGATCGCTTTCTCTACTATTTTGTTGTGGTAGGCATGCAGACGACACGTGTTTTGCCATTTGGGTGATGAAAGAGTATGGCGTTTTTTATTCTTGGACTAAACAGTCCACTGTTGACCTCAACGGAGGAGAAATTAATTGGGTATTAGGTCTTCAAAAGAATGGTAATATATTAGTGGAGGCAAATGTAGAAGGACCATCTCTTTGTAGTGAGCTCTCTTCATATGACCCTAAGAGCAAACAAGTTAAGAATTTGGGAATTTGTGGGACGCCATTCTATTTTCATGTTGATAATTATATAGAGAACCTTGGCTTACTCGACAAACCAAATGAGACAGTTTCTGAAAGGAGAGTGATCAGGAAGAGGAAATGCAG aataaaaaagaatgggaCATCAGCCTATGTGAGGCCAAGTGAAAGGTGA
- the LOC142614761 gene encoding putative F-box protein At3g10240 isoform X1: MSDYLPEEVVLEILHRVPVKSLIRFRCVSKSWNSLITNPNFINSHLTQSLSLSPNSNKLIVRHCTSRPNTEHYKLFHDNNDSSFEQIQQLEFPLTTRRIHHFMLVGYVNGLFSFHEQDRFILWNPSVRKFITLPKPRINAKTHGHVSTHLALGFDPKTNDYKVVSLAFPCNNHRLPEIPMVEVYSLSEGSWRITNAGDSFPPWTSFNNYLVPEASLNGAVHFAAHDGKTFSPLVLSFDLGDEVFGVISVPKAAFSANDDVHTSVIGGLLSLLCHDARKDTVNKRCSIWVMREYGVVDSWTKLFTVDLNGEILRVLGMRKNGHILVHTNVPGDWELSSYDPESQQVKKLGICGRQNYFCVDNYMENLVLLDKPNDVVSRRGRKRKCRLTANEERVRMLQEVRCMLQKTIQHEERFRHLQASILHQETIPLPVQEAVQHQQETILQQHMEEMLKSGLEETDTVKSRLLVLIQQLSDQVITSVCFYYKYIIFF; encoded by the exons ATGTCAGACTATCTCCCAGAGGAAGTGGTGCTGGAGATATTGCACAGAGTACCTGTCAAATCCCTAATTCGATTCAGGTGCGTTTCAAAATCATGGAACTCTCTAATCACAAACCCTAATTTCATCAATTCCCACCTCACTCAATCACTCTCACTTTCCCCCAATTCCAACAAATTAATTGTTAGGCACTGCACTTCTAGACCCAATACAGAGCACTACAAGTTGTTTCACGATAACAATGACTCCTCATTTGAGCAAATTCAACAGCTTGAGTTCCCACTAACCACTCGTCGTATCCACCATTTTATGTTAGTCGGTTACGTGAATGGGTTGTTCAGTTTTCACGAACAAGACCGCTTTATTCTTTGGAATCCCTCTGTTAGAAAATTCATTACGCTCCCCAAGCCTCGCATTAACGCCAAGACTCACGGCCATGTTTCCACTCATCTAGCATTGGGGTTTGATCCGAAAACCAATGATTATAAAGTGGTGAGCCTCGCCTTTCCATGTAACAATCATCGCCTGCCTGAGATACCTATGGTTGAGGTTTACTCTCTAAGTGAGGGCTCTTGGAGAATAACTAATGCTGGCGACTCATTTCCGCCTTGGACTAGTTTTAACAATTACTTGGTTCCAGAAGCTTCTTTAAATGGGGCTGTACATTTTGCAGCTCATGATGGCAAAACCTTtagtcctttagttttgtcgtTTGATTTGGGTGACGAGGTTTTTGGTGTGATTTCGGTGCCAAAGGCTGCTTTCAGTGCGAATGATGATGTTCATACCTCGGTAATTGGGGGATTGCTTTCGCTGTTATGCCATGATGCTCGTAAGGATACAGTTAATAAGCGTTGTTCCATTTGGGTGATGAGAGAGTATGGAGTTGTTGATTCTTGGACTAAACTGTTCACTGTTGATCTCAACGGAGAAATTTTGAGGGTATTAGGTATGCGGAAGAACGGACATATATTGGTACATACAAACGTACCAGGTGATTGGGAGCTCTCTTCATATGACCCTGAGAGCCAACAAGTTAAGAAGTTGGGGATTTGTGGGAGGCAAAACTATTTTTGTGTTGATAATTACATGGAGAACCTTGTCTTACTTGACAAACCAAATGATGTAGTTTCCAGAAGGGGCAGGAAGAGGAAATGCAG GTTGACTGCCAACGAAGAGAGAGTACGCATGCTACAAGAGGTAAGATGCATGCTACAGAAGACAATACAACATGAAGAGAGATTCCGCCATCTACAGGCGTCAATACTACATCAAGAGACAATACCATTGCCTGTACAAGAGGCAGTACAACATCAACAAGAGACAATACTACAACAGCATATGGAGGAAATGCTTAAATCAGGCTTGGAGGAAACAGACACTGTAAAATCAAGATTGCTAGTTTTGATTCAACAACTAAGTGACCAGGTTATTACTTCTGTAtgcttttattataaatatattattttcttttaa
- the LOC142616795 gene encoding putative F-box protein At4g22165 — translation MLSSITTPNPRTWSDLPAELLGLILRKLPFVDTIRCKAVCSSWRSAATQLQAQSHSIQSTPWLMLPSDQEGDFTTSHFFNLAEKKVYKMKDVFGAFGDDVWCVGSCHGWLVMLDDEANPVIFNPFSRVHIQLPLIPVEFFNPIDRSKFAQIKKYFISKAILFADPSHSNDFGVVVMIYGTLSSLAFCKQGDTTWTNFVGENRGYYDIICHDNRLYALRYNCSVEVWEFQSALPTKSLSIEPRTTLKYVDGNLPRDKVSTQLYLVKTSSDFLIIQRTIGNFVNAEGDVVDESYLLSSSDTQPLVCPYRTMLFRVYKLDLSKKLLVKVESLKDQVLFLGGNQSMSLSSHDFSECISNSIYFSDDRWSEMDVDYLYGGHDFGLFNLDNEEIRPIYDSDLEKFDPPPFWITPNPW, via the exons ATGCT AAGTAGTATTACTACTCCTAATCCTAGAA catggTCAGATCTCCCTGCTGAACTCTTAGGACTCATCCTAAGAAAGCTTCCCTTTGTTGACACTATTCGCTGCAAAGCTGTCTGTTCTTCCTGGAGATCCGCAGCTACACAATTACAAGCACAGTCTCATTCCATTCAAAGTACTCCATGGCTCATGCTTCCTAGTGACCAAGAAGGTGACTTTACAACAAGCCACTTCTTTAATCTTGCAGAAAAGAAGGTTTACAAGATGAAGGATGTGTTTGGGGCTTTTGGTGATGATGTTTGGTGCGTGGGTTCTTGTCACGGCTGGCTGGTAATGTTGGATGATGAAGCCAACCCAGTTATCTTTAATCCCTTCTCCAGAGTTCACATCCAACTGCCATTGATTCCTGTTGAATTCTTCAACCCAATTGATAGGTCCAAATTTGCCcaaattaagaaatattttatcaGCAAAGCTATCTTGTTTGCAGACCCATCACATTCCAACGACTTTGGGGTGGTGGTGATGATCTATGGCACTCTCTCAAGCCTTGCATTCTGTAAGCAAGGAGACACAACATGGACCAACTTTGTGGGTGAAAATCGAGGCTACTATGACATTATATGCCACGATAATCGGCTTTACGCATTAAGATACAACTGTTCAGTGGAAGTGTGGGAGTTTCAGAGTGCTCTTCCAACGAAAAGCTTGAGCATTGAACCTAGAACAACACTGAAATATGTTGATGGTAATCTTCCCAGAGACAAAGTTTCAACTCAGTTGTATTTGGTGAAGACATCAAGTGACTTCTTGATCATCCAACGCACCATTGGAAATTTTGTAAATGCAGAAGGAGATGTTGTTGATGAATCTTACTTACTCAGTTCCAGTGACACACAACCTTTGGTTTGTCCATACCGTACAATGTTGTTTCGTGTCTACAAGTTAGATTTGAGCAAGAAACTGTTGGTAAAGGTGGAGTCTTTGAAGGATCAAGTTCTGTTTTTGGGCGGAAATCAGTCGATGTCATTGTCTAGTCATGATTTTTCAGAGTGCAtatcaaattcaatttatttctcGGATGATCGATGGTCTGAGATGGATGTGGACTACTTGTATGGTGGCCATGATTTTGGATTGTTCAATTTAGATAATGAAGAAATTAGGCCAATTTACGATTCTGATTTGGAGAAGTTTGATCCGCCACCTTTTTGGATTACTCCTAATCCGTGGTGA